A part of Populus alba chromosome 8, ASM523922v2, whole genome shotgun sequence genomic DNA contains:
- the LOC118057712 gene encoding uncharacterized protein, with product MKNHPWRMPKGKSSLNHGSKTSNYKDDVSSPVSDQILEFCDPEFFQETLQNSEVNSNSNCCYEDNSSCANNLPLPPDIDKYNSYQDNSGNHKRATPITTTTGTTAVTAANTHNSNSNLSIIFDSQDELDNVLSASIDFSPSPTLSVPQFISTQNDHFDFSLVQPQLTLTNLVSADGLSQYPAAPLTAHPLSSVFEEDCLSSVPSYVPLNPSSPSCSFLGPAAGAYMPAGTLNAASLSAESSGMFDGGIIMGSEWQTLELDFQGDNGGIYCPDSLQHVLNPGDLQALGNETPNLVGGHVSSAPLTSEISSLEDSTFKVGKLSVEQRREKIHRYMKKRNERNFSKKIKYACRKTLADSRPRVRGRFAKNDDFGDIHRTVCSHHEDDEDEEAVMKEEDVIDSDIFAHISGVNSFECNYSIQSWI from the exons ATGAAGAATCATCCTTGGCGTATGCCTAAAGGAAAGTCCAGTCTGAATCATGGTAGTAAAACATCAAACTATAAG GATGATGTTTCGAGCCCCGTCAGTGACCAAATCTTGGAATTCTGTGACCCTGAATTCTTCCAAGAAACCCTGCAAAACTCAGAAGTCAATTCCAACTCAAATTGTTGCTATGAGGACAACTCTTCCTGTGCTAACAATCTTCCATTGCCACCAGATATCGACAAGTACAATAGCTACCAGGATAACAGTGGTAATCATAAAAGAGCAACCCCTATAACCACAACCACCGGCACCACAGCAGTTACAGCTGCCAATACTCACAACAGCAATAGTAATCTGTCCATAATATTTGACTCCCAGGATGAGCTTGATAATGTACTCTCAGCTTCCATAGACTTTTCTCCATCTCCTACTTTGTCTGTCCCTCAATTTATCTCTACCCAGAATGACCATTTTGATTTCTCTTTAGTACAACCCCAACTCACATTAACAAATCTTGTATCTGCTGATGGTCTCTCCCAGTACCCTGCTGCCCCACTCACGGCACATCCATTGTCATCTGTTTTTGAAGAAGATTGCCTGTCCTCGGTGCCTTCTTATGTACCCTTGAACCCATCATCACCTTCTTGTTCATTTCTTGGACCTGCAGCGGGTGCTTACATGCCTGCTGGAACTCTGAATGCCGCCTCATTATCCGCTGAGAGTTCTGGTATGTTCGATGGTGGTATTATTATGGGTTCTGAATGGCAAACACTAGAGTTGGATTTTCAGGGTGATAATGGTGGAATTTATTGTCCTGATTCCCTCCAGCATGTTCTTAACCCTGGTGATCTACAG GCACTTGGCAATGAAACTCCAAATTTGGTGGGGGGCCATGTGAGTTCTGCTCCTTTAACATCAGAGATTTCAAGTTTGGAAGATTCAACTTTCAAGGTGGGCAAACTTTCTGTTGAGCAAAGGAGGGAGAAAATCCATAGGTATATGAAGAAAAGGAATGAGAGGAATTTCAGCAAGAAAATTAAG TATGCCTGCCGCAAAACACTGGCAGACAGCCGGCCTCGAGTCAGAGGAAGGTTCGCAAAGAATGATGATTTTGGTGATATTCACAGGACTGTTTGCAGCCATCATGAAGATGATGAGGATGAAGAA GCAGtaatgaaagaagaagatgtGATTGATTCGGATATTTTTGCTCACATCAGCGGTGTGAACTCCTTCGAATGCAATTATTCTATCCAGTCCTGGATTTAA
- the LOC118057729 gene encoding pre-mRNA-processing factor 19 homolog 2, which translates to MHCSISGEVPEQPVVSKKSGLLYEKRLIERHISEYGKCPITGEPLTMDDIVPVKTGKIVKPRTVQTASIPGMLGMFQNEWDGLMLSNFALEQQLHTARQELSHALYQHDAACRVIARLKKERDEARSFLAQAERQIPMSASEAVTENASVLSNGKRAAEDDDLGQPGKRARPGISASIITELTDCNATLSQQRKKRQIPPTLAPIGALERYTQLSSHPLHKTSKPGILSIDIQYSKDIIATGGVDATAVVFDRLSGQIVSTLSGHSKKVTSVKFVAEGEFFLTGSADKTVRVWQGSEDGNYDCRHILKDHTAEVQAVTVHATNNYFVTASLDNTWCFYDLSSGLCMTQVADTSKTDGYTSAAFHPDGLILGTGTSEAVVKIWDVKSQANVAKFEGHVGPVTAISFSENGYFLATAAHDSVKLWDLRKLKNFRTLNLYDSDTPTNSVEFDHSGSYLGIAGSDIRVYQVGSVKADWNCIKTLPDLSGTGRATCLKFGPDANYIAVGSMDRNLRVFGLPGDEAPLES; encoded by the exons ATGCATTGCTCAA TTTCCGGCGAGGTTCCGGAACAGCCTGTCGTTTCGAAGAAGTCTGGGCTTTTATATGAGAAGCGCTTAATCGAGAGACACATATcg GAATATGGAAAATGCCCAATTACTGGGGAACCACTTACCATGGATGATATTGTTCCAGTCAAAACAGGCAAA ATTGTGAAGCCGAGAACTGTACAGACTGCTAGCATCCCCGGGATGCTTGGGATGTTCCAGAAT GAATGGGATGGCCTAATGTTGTCCAACTTTGCATTGGAGCAACAATTACATACAGCAAGGCAAGAGCTAAGTCATGCATTATACCAG CATGATGCTGCTTGCCGTGTAATTGCAAgacttaaaaaagaaagagatgaagCAAGGTCATTTCTTGCACAAGCTGAGAGGCAGATACCCATGTCTGCATCAGAAGCTGTTACAGAAAATGCTTCAGTTCTTAGCAATGGAAAACGAG CTGCCGAGGATGATGATTTGGGCCAACCTGGGAAGAGAGCACGACCTGGAATTTCTGCTAGCATCATTACAGAGCTTACAGACTGTAATGCAACTCTTTCACAACAGCGGAAAAAGCGGCAG ATTCCTCCAACATTGGCTCCTATTGGTGCTCTAGAGAGGTACACCCAACTTTCTAGCCATCCACTTCACAAAACTAGCAAGCCGGGTATCTTATCTATTGATATCCAATATTCCAAG GATATCATTGCTACTGGAGGGGTTGATGCAACTGCTGTAGTCTTTGATCGGCTATCAGGACAGATTGTATCTACACTCAGTGGTCACTCAAAGAAG GTTACTAGTGTGAAATTTGTAGCTGAGGGTGAATTTTTCTTAACTGGATCAGCAGATAAG ACCGTTCGTGTGTGGCAAGGATCCGAAGATGGTAACTATGATTGCAGACATATCCTAAAGGATCATACTGCGGAG GTGCAAGCTGTCACTGTACATGCAACGAATAACTACTTTGTGACTGCTTCTCTTGACAATACATGGTGCTTCTACGATCTCTCCTCTGGTTTATGCATGACTCAG GTTGCTGACACTTCCAAAACTGATGGCTATACATCTGCTGCCTTTCATCCTGATGGTCTCATCCTTGGAACAGGCACTTCAGAAGCAGTTGTTAAAATCTGGGATGTAAAAAGTCAG GCCAATGTTGCAAAATTCGAAGGTCATGTTGGGCCCGTAACAGCAATATCTTTCTCAGAAAATGGATATTTTCTGGCT ACTGCTGCCCATGATAGTGTTAAGCTGTGGGATCTGCGGAAATTGAAAAACTTCCGGACACTCAATCTATATGATTCCGATACACCTACAAACTCTG TGGAATTCGACCACAGTGGATCTTACCTTGGAATTGCAGGATCAGATATAAG AGTTTACCAAGTTGGCAGTGTTAAAGCAGACTGGAATTGTATCAAAACTCTTCCTGATTTGTCCGGAACAG GAAGAGCAACTTGCTTAAAATTTGGTCCAGATGCCAATTACATAGCTGTGGGATCAATGGATCGCAACCTCCGGGTATTTGGCCTGCCTGGGGATGAAGCTCCATTGGAGTCATGA
- the LOC118057740 gene encoding plasmodesmata-located protein 2, whose product MGFPSKPFSCFFFLCLLSVNLSQSALDYSTLVYKGCAKQAFQDPNGVYSQAISALFGSLVSQSTKTKFFKTTTGTGQTTITGLFQCRGDLSNTDCYNCVSKLPVLTDKLCGKTIAARIQLYGCYILYEVAGFTQISGMEMLYKTCGATNVAGSGFEERRDTAFSVMQNGVVSSHGFYATNYQSMYVLGQCEGDVGDSDCGECVKTAVQRAQVECGNSISGQIYLHKCFISYSYYPNGVPRRSSSSSSSSNSFSSGTGQNTGKTVAVIVGGAAGVGFLVICLLFARGLLKKHDDF is encoded by the exons ATGGGTTTTCCCTCGAAACCtttttcttgcttcttctttctctgtCTTCTCTCTGTCAATCTTTCTCAGTCTGCCCTTGATTACAGCACCTTGGTCTACAAGGGTTGTGCGAAGCAAGCTTTTCAAGATCCAAATGGTGTCTATTCACAAGCCATCTCTGCCCTTTTTGGCTCATTAGTCTCCCAGTCCACCAAAACCAAGTTCTTTAAGACCACCACCGGGACTGGCCAAACAACCATAACTGGTCTCTTTCAATGCAGGGGAGACCTTAGTAATACTGACTGCTACAACTGTGTCAGCAAACTTCCAGTTTTAACAGACAAACTCTGTGGCAAAACAATAGCTGCAAGAATCCAGCTTTATGGATGCTACATTTTGTATGAAGTTGCTGGCTTTACACAAATTTCAGGTATGGAAATGCTGTACAAGACTTGTGGGGCTACAAATGTGGCAGGAAGTGGGTTTGAAGAGAGAAGAGATACTGCCTTTTCGGTGATGCAAAATGGTGTGGTTAGTAGCCATGGCTTCTACGCCACCAACTACCAATCTATGTATGTTCTGGGGCAGTGCGAGGGTGATGTTGGAGATTCAGATTGTGGCGAGTGTGTGAAAACTGCTGTTCAGAGAGCTCAAGTTGAGTGTGGGAACTCTATTTCAGGCCAAATCTATCTGCATAAATGCTTTATTAGTTACAGTTATTATCCAAATGGGGTGCCCAGGAGATCgtcatcttcttcctcatctTCCAATTCATTTTCATCAG GGACAGGGCAAAATACAGGGAAGACGGTAGCCGTTATAGTAGGAGGGGCAGCTGGTGTTGGGTTCTTGGTCATTTGCTTATTGTTTGCAAGAGGTTTGCTGAAGAAACATGATG ATTTTTAA
- the LOC118057750 gene encoding uncharacterized protein, producing MMWHRARLISTRRLCTATRRCIDDEGDWFYSSEWWGTCTDGHTVLRSPSDKGNGIVSVLAYPSSRPSEVEWRETEKWLERRYAEEIHKNNHKGEVGGGFSIIGYQWRTLHFNDETRQSAVKVMAAYHRQQSQPSAAGSIFLMQQPHCLAVPYLKSMVSAGLATLASCNNDLVDAIYGKTTIRILCVGHGGGSLPLFLATKIQGAVVDIVEIDPLVISASIRAMGFPSFSVMTSSGQRALSKPNPIDEVLWKGIHERLCLYEADAENFVLNTSNTYDMIFIDAYDGDDIFPCQLWDPDSPFLKALSNRLHPGHGTVVVNIHSDSEVLSADPSISHYYQQLLPMGKHVSKVCRAYKSVLAGNGEEGSGLGFTVAVPWVYNTSLVVCRGSGMNTRHCSRDFIMNAIVSKSREVESVLNLPFSFSQYINRGFTLID from the exons ATGATGTGGCACAGAGCTAGGCTGATCTCCACCCGGCGACTCTGCACAGCAACACGGCGTTGTATAGACGACGAAGGCGACTGGTTCTACTCGTCTGAATGGTGGGGCACGTGCACTGACGGCCACACCGTTTTGCGTTCACCTTCCGATAAAGGAAACGGCATCGTGTCCGTCCTTGCGTATCCCTCTTCTAGACCC aGTGAGGTTGAGTGGCGAGAAACAGAGAAATGGCTTGAACGAAGGTATGCAGAGGAGATACATAAGAATAACCATAAAGGAGAAGTAGGGGGAGGTTTTAGTATAATTGGGTATCAATGGCGGACACTTCATTTTAATGATGAAACAAGACAGAGTGCTGTTAAAGTAATGGCTGCTTACCATCGACAACAATCACAACCTTCAGCTGCAGGCTCTATATTCCTAATGCAGCAACCTCATTGTCTTGCTGTTCCAT ATTTGAAGAGTATGGTATCAGCTGGGTTGGCCACTTTAGCATCCTGCAATAATGACCTTGTGGATGCTATATATGGAAAGACAACAATCCGCATTTTATGCGTTGGTCATGGTGGTGGAAGCTTACCATTGTTTTTGGCTACAAAAATCCAAG GTGCTGTTGTTGACATAGTTGAAATTGATCCCCTTGTTATCTCTGCTTCAATTCGAGCAATGGGTTTTCCATCTTTCTCGGTAATGACCTCGTCAGGTCAGCGTGCCTTGTCAAAGCCTAATCCCATTGATGAAGTGCTGTGGAAAGGCATCCATGAGAGACTTTGCCTCTATGAGGCAGATGCTGAGAACTTTGTTCTTAACACCAGTAATACGTATGACATGATATTCATTGATGCATATGATGGTGATGATATCTTCCCTTGCCAGCTTTGGGACCCGGATTCCCCTTTTCTCAAAGCTCTCAGTAACAGGCTGCACCCTGGACATGGAACCGTTGTAGTGAACATCCATTCTGATTCGGAAGTTTTAAGCGCAGATCCATCCATTTCACATTATTACCAGCAACTTTTACCAATGGGAAAGCATGTTTCTAAAGTTTGCCGGGCATACAAGAGCGTTCTCGCAGGAAATGGAGAGGAAGGTTCTGGTTTGGGATTCACTGTTGCAGTCCCTTGGGTATACAATACATCTCTGGTTGTATGCAGAGGTTCTGGGATGAATACTAGGCACTGCAGCAGGGATTTCATTATGAATGCTATCGTATCTAAATCTCGTGAGGTTGAAAGTGTTCTCAACTTACCGTTCTCATTTTCTCAGTACATAAACAGAGGTTTTACACTCATTGATTAA
- the LOC118057759 gene encoding uncharacterized protein, with product MYPKVKVRTDGQGDQPAHSWSSLLSLKDIQFLCLQDPCFPVKGHQDDSPPPIARIPKSYVPSVIMPKVSVSEGTEKKNIFNEEDKPNIRASSIPRPRAVLSSPDNDAVIGNNNKTRVARPSALKNNKVIQNRHEQCKVVPCRITDASPTNTRKSKSTPGNKSEVKVKKGLPMDKPRCLRI from the exons A TGTACCCAAAGGTGAAGGTGAGAACAGATGGGCAAGGTGATCAACCTGCGCACAGCTGGAGTTCTTTGCTTTCCTTGAAGGATATCCAGTTTCTTTGTTTGCAGGATCCTTGTTTTCCAG TGAAGGGGCACCAAGACGATTCTCCACCACCCATAGCAAGAATCCCGAAGTCTTATGTACCGAGTGTGATCATGCCAAAAGTCTCTGTTTCTGAAG gaacagagaagaaaaacatttttaatgagGAGGATAAACCAAATATCAGAGCCAGTTCAATCCCACGCCCGCGTGCTGTCTTATCCAGTCCTG ACAATGATGCAGTGATCGGGAATAACAACAAGACTAGAGTGGCGAGGCCCTCAGCTTTGAAGAACAATAAGGTGATTCAAAATAGGCATGAACAATGTAAAGTTGTCCCCTGTAGAATCACTGATGCTAGCCCAACAAATACAAGAAAGTCCAAGAGCACTCCTGGCAATAAGAGTGAAGTTAAAGTAAAGAAAGGGTTGCCAATGGATAAACCACGTTGTTTGAGAATCTAA
- the LOC118057773 gene encoding 28 kDa ribonucleoprotein, chloroplastic, whose translation MAASAAAAVGSSFSPSSIHTLKCMHVKHCPFDHSLLKVSPVRITLATLSRSNYVIEPLPRVAASWRVPRVSSDVAQEEAPATAPAVEEEELASGETEGEADQVPVNTKLYFGNLPYNVDSAQLAGMIQEYGTPEMVEVLYHRETGRSRGFAFVTMSSIEDCETVIENLDGSQYMGRILRVNFADKPKPKEPLYPETEYKLFIGNLSWSVTSESLTQAFQEYGNVVGARVLYDGETGKSRGYGFVCYSTKEEMETALQSLNGVELEGRALRVSLAEGRKS comes from the exons ATGGCTGCCTCTGCTGCTGCAGCTGTAGGCTCATCTTTCTCTCCCTCATCAATCCACACCctcaaatgcatgcatgtcaAGCACTGCCCATTTGATCACTCTCTCCTCAAAGTCTCACCAGTTCGCATCACGTTAGCCACGTTATCTCGCTCGAATTATGTTATAGAACCACTTCCACGAGTTGCAGCCTCATGGAGGGTGCCAAGAGTATCCTCTGATGTTGCTCAAGAGGAGGCACCCGCAACTGCTCCTGCGGTGGAAGAAGAGGAACTGGCCTCAGGAGAAACAGAAGGAGAAGCTGATCAGGTCCCTGTTAATACCAAGCTTTACTTTGGGAATTTGCCATATAATGTTGACAGCGCACAGCTTGCTGGGATGATTCAAGAGTATGGTACTCCAGAGATGGTTGAG GTTCTCTATCACAGAGAAACTGGAAGAAGCAGAGGTTTTGCATTCGTGACAATGAGTAGTATTGAAGATTGTGAGACGGTCATTGAAAATCTCGATGGAAGC caaTACATGGGCCGCATCTTAAGGGTGAACTTTGCAgataaacctaaacctaaagaACCATTATATCCAGAAACAGAATACAAACTTTTTATTGGAAATTTATCCTGGTCAGTAACGTCTGAAAGTTTGACACAAGCCTTTCAAGAATATGGTAACGTTGTTGGAGCAAGGGTTCTATATGACGGGGAGACAGGAAAATCCCGTGGTTATGGTTTTGTATGTTACtcaacaaaagaagaaatggaAACAGCCCTTCAATCTCTTAATGGAGTG GAACTGGAGGGACGAGCATTACGTGTAAGCTTAGCTGAAGGGAGAAAATCATAA